In Deltaproteobacteria bacterium, the following are encoded in one genomic region:
- a CDS encoding DUF488 family protein yields MVQTKSVYEPRAAGDGQRLLVMRYWPRGVRKDHVDAWQRELAPSVALIKAYKAAALPWGDFARRYRTEMKAQAAAIAELRQAARRRTITLLCGCAQETRCHRELLRKLVTAARA; encoded by the coding sequence ATGGTGCAGACGAAATCGGTATACGAGCCGCGAGCGGCCGGCGACGGGCAACGCCTGCTGGTGATGCGATACTGGCCGCGCGGCGTGCGCAAGGATCACGTCGATGCTTGGCAGCGCGAGCTGGCGCCCAGCGTGGCGTTGATCAAGGCCTACAAAGCAGCCGCGTTGCCCTGGGGCGATTTCGCGCGCCGCTACCGCACCGAGATGAAGGCGCAAGCGGCGGCGATTGCGGAGCTGCGGCAAGCCGCGCGCCGCCGCACCATCACGCTGCTCTGCGGCTGCGCGCAGGAGACCCGCTGCCATCGCGAGCTGCTGCGCAAGCTGGTGACCGCGGCCCGCGCCTAA
- a CDS encoding metallophosphoesterase, giving the protein MLLASVQRLAARWQRACTEFFFARFFALLLAVVSLAQWACGAWLSSSLGWPLPLPLQLVGPLAVYTVNRKLIGTMRGQRDGRGWRFSCLRAYAAVAFTSLFCAAFLAASATAWGGLRLALGALTVEAGTLQAAAASSTIDGIFHWVSAAGVSTIAAAFAYGYTIGQRRLSLTHMRLPLAYAPALHGLRIAHISDLHIGQNLSQPRLRKFVQRINALRPDLICITGDIADGVSADLPVYLPLLGELRARFGVFAILGNHDHYAGADRVEAGLRQYTAFTVLRDALAVVDIAGVRLHVVGLDDIGRDWARGVHRHAGLARLQARLPTGEPVLLLCHRPEAFSHAAALGIPLTLAGHTHGGQLALPWFDGRRHGLSRFITPFDQGVYQKDGCYLYVTRGLGVTGQRIRLFATREITLIEVAAESRAAA; this is encoded by the coding sequence ATGTTGTTGGCATCGGTTCAGCGGCTGGCGGCGCGCTGGCAGCGGGCGTGTACCGAGTTCTTTTTCGCTCGCTTCTTCGCTCTCCTGCTGGCGGTGGTCAGCCTGGCGCAGTGGGCGTGCGGGGCGTGGTTGTCGAGCAGCCTAGGATGGCCGCTGCCGTTGCCACTACAGCTGGTCGGACCGCTGGCGGTCTATACCGTGAACCGCAAGTTGATCGGCACGATGCGGGGCCAACGCGATGGCCGAGGCTGGCGATTCAGCTGCTTGCGCGCCTACGCTGCGGTCGCGTTCACCTCGTTGTTCTGTGCCGCGTTTCTGGCCGCCAGCGCAACGGCGTGGGGCGGCTTGCGGCTGGCGCTCGGCGCACTGACGGTTGAAGCCGGTACGCTGCAAGCCGCGGCCGCCAGCTCCACCATTGACGGAATCTTCCACTGGGTATCGGCGGCCGGAGTCAGCACGATCGCAGCGGCCTTCGCCTATGGTTACACCATCGGGCAGCGCCGGCTCAGCCTTACACACATGCGCCTGCCACTGGCTTACGCGCCAGCGCTACACGGGCTGCGCATCGCCCACATCAGCGACCTTCACATCGGGCAAAATCTCTCGCAGCCGCGCTTACGAAAGTTCGTGCAGCGTATCAACGCTCTGCGCCCCGACCTGATTTGCATCACCGGCGACATCGCCGACGGGGTGAGCGCCGATCTGCCGGTGTACTTGCCGTTGCTGGGGGAGCTACGGGCCCGTTTCGGCGTCTTTGCCATCCTCGGTAACCACGACCACTACGCCGGCGCTGACCGGGTCGAGGCCGGCCTCCGCCAATACACCGCGTTCACGGTGCTGCGCGATGCGCTGGCGGTGGTGGACATCGCCGGTGTGCGGTTGCACGTGGTGGGCTTGGACGATATCGGTCGAGACTGGGCGCGCGGCGTGCACCGGCATGCCGGCCTGGCGCGCTTGCAGGCGCGGCTGCCCACCGGCGAGCCCGTGCTACTGCTCTGTCACCGGCCGGAAGCCTTCAGCCATGCTGCCGCCTTGGGAATCCCGCTCACCCTCGCCGGCCACACCCACGGCGGGCAACTGGCGCTGCCGTGGTTCGATGGCCGCCGTCACGGGCTGTCGCGGTTCATCACGCCGTTCGATCAAGGAGTGTACCAGAAAGACGGCTGCTACCTCTACGTAACCCGCGGGTTGGGGGTCACGGGGCAGCGTATCCGGCTCTTCGCCACGCGCGAGATCACGCTGATCGAGGTGGCGGCCGAATCGCGCGCAGCGGCTTAG
- a CDS encoding YbhB/YbcL family Raf kinase inhibitor-like protein, which produces MNLTCSRARRLAAITAITGFAGLAGQAAAFTLSSPAFEPGGTIPQKHTCDGSATARERHAADTNAGVSPALVWRDSPSATKAFALVVDDPDTPTGSYVYWVLYDIPASQTSLSEGVARSEELPDGSKQGRNDFRNPFYQGPCPPRGDPLHRFVFTLYALAAPLDLPPAATKTAVMQAINRHKLGKAELIGQYGR; this is translated from the coding sequence ATGAATCTGACTTGCTCTCGCGCCCGGCGCCTGGCCGCCATCACCGCCATCACCGGCTTCGCCGGGCTCGCCGGTCAGGCAGCAGCCTTCACGCTCAGCAGCCCCGCTTTCGAGCCGGGCGGAACCATCCCGCAAAAGCACACCTGCGACGGCTCCGCGACCGCGCGCGAGCGCCACGCCGCCGACACCAACGCCGGTGTGTCGCCAGCCCTGGTGTGGCGGGATTCGCCCAGTGCCACCAAGGCTTTCGCGCTGGTGGTTGACGATCCCGATACCCCGACCGGGAGTTATGTCTACTGGGTACTGTACGACATTCCGGCCAGTCAGACCTCGCTGTCCGAGGGGGTAGCCAGGAGCGAAGAGCTGCCCGACGGCAGCAAGCAGGGGCGCAACGATTTCCGTAACCCGTTCTACCAAGGCCCCTGCCCGCCACGGGGTGATCCGCTCCATCGCTTCGTCTTCACGCTCTACGCCCTCGCCGCGCCGCTCGATCTGCCGCCGGCCGCCACCAAGACGGCGGTGATGCAGGCGATCAACCGGCACAAGTTGGGCAAAGCCGAGTTGATCGGGCAATACGGCCGCTGA
- a CDS encoding glycosyltransferase family 39 protein yields the protein MNSAGDQGGSAGATRGAEAAALLALAVLFALLLRLTWHAWGDIVVDCGRDAYLALRLADGDVLYREVTSQYPPLAPYLNALLLRAFGVHLNVFYGSGMVSTVVITLLCYRLCRRALAVPAAAASAGLLLFSCGFGPFLYNYILPASYSGLYGLVSGLLTLLCLLRAWEQRGPRPLLLAGTFAGLAWLCKLESGLAATAACAAFCVARHGVRRAAWRELGAEVLRVVGPTAVVIAACALWLASDGVLAAAWFDNIFPVARMQYWNERFFHTRAPTGSVLATVFLEGAWSFATVSAALAVLGGLLLLARRRAARVLLVLALGLALRWEPLRQALAATGVTGLHWGPLLALGSVAWGLLQVRRPQAAPGVLLVLLLGAFTLGLSARWGFLVHEYSREYSTPTLILLSGIAIAGIAARLLPALALRLRRSAGAGVAAWTAAVFITLYGLAIRAQVLNLYALRTYPVRTARGEIYTQPRLGRVFSASLGRLQQLPDEAELFVIPEEGFLNFLSGRRSRVRYSTLIPGMLLGVAEEERFIAELAADGPEYLILSERRYTEFGVHGFATYNPVVARWLTRNYAAVDSFYEGGYGLQILRRGGRRLPALH from the coding sequence GTGAACAGCGCGGGCGATCAGGGCGGCTCCGCCGGCGCAACCCGCGGAGCCGAGGCAGCGGCGCTGCTGGCGCTGGCGGTGCTGTTCGCACTGTTGCTGCGGCTGACCTGGCACGCCTGGGGCGACATCGTGGTGGACTGCGGGCGCGACGCCTACCTGGCGCTGCGCCTGGCCGATGGCGATGTCTTGTACCGCGAGGTGACATCGCAGTACCCGCCGCTCGCGCCCTATTTGAACGCCCTGCTGCTGCGCGCGTTCGGCGTGCACCTGAACGTCTTCTACGGCAGCGGCATGGTCAGCACCGTTGTGATCACCTTGCTGTGTTATCGCTTGTGCCGCCGGGCGCTGGCGGTGCCGGCGGCGGCGGCCAGCGCGGGTTTATTGTTGTTCAGCTGCGGCTTTGGGCCGTTCTTGTACAATTACATCTTGCCGGCGAGTTATTCCGGGCTCTACGGCCTTGTCAGCGGGCTGCTGACGCTACTCTGCCTGCTGCGGGCTTGGGAGCAGCGCGGGCCGCGGCCACTGCTGCTGGCGGGAACGTTCGCGGGCCTGGCTTGGCTGTGCAAACTGGAATCGGGCTTGGCAGCCACGGCGGCCTGCGCCGCTTTCTGCGTTGCTCGCCATGGCGTGCGGCGCGCAGCCTGGCGCGAGCTAGGCGCGGAGGTGCTGCGGGTCGTCGGCCCGACGGCCGTGGTTATCGCCGCCTGTGCGCTGTGGCTGGCGAGTGACGGGGTGTTGGCCGCGGCATGGTTTGACAACATCTTCCCAGTTGCGCGGATGCAGTACTGGAATGAGCGCTTCTTTCACACGCGGGCGCCAACCGGGAGCGTGCTGGCCACCGTGTTTCTTGAAGGAGCTTGGTCTTTCGCGACCGTCAGTGCCGCGTTGGCAGTGCTCGGCGGCCTGCTCCTCCTCGCCCGCAGGCGGGCGGCCCGCGTCCTGCTCGTGCTTGCGCTTGGGCTGGCACTGCGCTGGGAGCCGCTGCGCCAAGCGCTGGCGGCGACGGGCGTGACCGGCTTGCACTGGGGACCCTTGCTGGCACTTGGCAGCGTAGCCTGGGGCTTGCTCCAGGTACGTCGCCCGCAGGCTGCGCCAGGCGTCTTGCTGGTGCTGTTGCTGGGGGCTTTCACCCTCGGCCTGTCGGCGCGTTGGGGCTTCCTGGTGCACGAATACTCGCGCGAATACTCGACGCCGACGTTGATCTTGCTCAGCGGCATCGCCATCGCAGGCATAGCGGCGCGGCTCCTGCCGGCGCTGGCGCTCCGGCTGCGGCGTAGCGCAGGCGCCGGCGTGGCGGCGTGGACTGCGGCAGTATTCATCACCTTGTACGGCCTGGCTATCCGCGCCCAGGTCCTCAACCTCTACGCGCTGCGCACCTACCCAGTGCGAACGGCTCGCGGCGAGATCTACACACAACCCCGCCTGGGACGGGTGTTCAGCGCCAGCTTGGGGCGCTTGCAACAACTGCCTGACGAAGCCGAGTTGTTCGTCATCCCCGAGGAGGGATTTCTCAATTTCCTCTCCGGCCGGCGCTCGCGCGTGCGTTACTCGACGTTGATTCCGGGGATGTTGCTCGGGGTCGCCGAGGAGGAACGCTTCATCGCGGAGCTCGCGGCCGATGGCCCGGAGTATCTGATCCTGAGCGAGCGGCGCTACACGGAATTCGGCGTGCACGGGTTTGCCACCTACAATCCCGTGGTGGCACGCTGGCTCACGCGCAATTATGCGGCGGTCGACAGCTTCTACGAAGGCGGCTACGGCCTGCAAATCCTTCGCCGCGGCGGCCGCCGCCTACCGGCGCTGCACTGA
- a CDS encoding HAMP domain-containing histidine kinase yields MPEVISGQDKRYTVVLLRWVLIIASAYLLLFGPSGPDVDLGRALFVALVLGSNVVLNHLPQRWWESRAFDMALVLFDTSWVTVSLAWSPQLSDDFFMLYFLVLFVAALGESLPMIVGTAGVITALYGWGLSHATGVNALTSEAFLRMLFLFVVALFYGYFVTALRGRRREAAEARALEQAKTELLASISHDLRGPLSNAENYALLLLEGDCGALSDKQRDFTARLHANLRRVTSLVTNCLDASRIEAGRLRLQRTPLQFNEVVSDTLQVEGTQAAAKGISIERDIDPTLPPITGDMMHLGRVVANLLGNAVKYTPKGGHVRVRTRIADHGVCLDITDSGPGIEPGEQGTIFDKFERLQSGRHSPGTGLGLFIVKNIVSAHGGSVHVHSVLGGGATFTVWLPGSEPEQRDHESTPAAVALHDAAAVHAA; encoded by the coding sequence ATGCCAGAAGTAATTTCGGGTCAGGACAAGCGCTACACGGTGGTATTGCTCCGCTGGGTGCTGATCATCGCCTCGGCCTATCTGTTGTTGTTCGGACCGAGTGGACCGGATGTCGATCTCGGTCGCGCGCTCTTCGTTGCCCTGGTGCTGGGCTCGAACGTCGTCCTCAACCACTTGCCGCAACGGTGGTGGGAATCGCGCGCATTCGACATGGCGCTGGTGCTGTTCGACACCTCTTGGGTGACGGTGAGCCTAGCGTGGTCGCCGCAGCTCTCGGACGACTTCTTCATGCTGTACTTCCTGGTGCTGTTCGTCGCCGCGCTAGGCGAGTCGCTGCCGATGATCGTCGGCACCGCGGGTGTCATCACCGCACTCTACGGCTGGGGGCTGAGTCACGCCACCGGCGTCAACGCCCTGACCTCCGAGGCTTTCTTACGCATGTTGTTCCTGTTCGTCGTCGCACTGTTCTACGGCTATTTCGTGACCGCGTTGCGCGGCCGCCGCCGTGAGGCTGCCGAGGCCCGAGCGCTGGAACAGGCCAAGACCGAACTACTGGCATCGATCAGCCACGATCTTCGCGGCCCGCTGAGCAACGCCGAGAACTACGCGCTGCTGCTGCTCGAGGGTGATTGCGGAGCACTGTCCGACAAGCAGCGCGATTTCACCGCCCGCCTCCACGCCAACCTGCGCCGGGTGACGTCGCTGGTGACCAACTGCCTCGACGCCTCGCGCATCGAGGCCGGGCGGCTGCGCTTGCAGCGCACCCCGCTGCAATTCAACGAGGTGGTGAGCGACACCTTGCAAGTGGAGGGCACGCAAGCCGCCGCCAAAGGTATCAGCATCGAAAGAGACATCGACCCGACCCTGCCGCCGATCACCGGTGACATGATGCATCTCGGGCGGGTGGTGGCTAACCTGCTCGGCAACGCCGTCAAGTACACGCCCAAAGGCGGCCACGTTCGCGTTCGCACCCGCATCGCTGACCACGGAGTGTGTCTGGACATCACTGATTCAGGGCCCGGCATCGAACCCGGCGAACAGGGCACGATCTTCGACAAATTCGAGCGCCTACAGAGTGGGCGCCACTCACCGGGCACCGGGCTCGGTCTGTTCATCGTCAAGAACATCGTCAGTGCCCACGGCGGTTCGGTACACGTGCACAGCGTCCTGGGCGGGGGTGCCACCTTCACTGTGTGGTTACCCGGGAGCGAACCCGAGCAGCGCGACCACGAGTCCACTCCGGCGGCTGTAGCCTTGCACGATGCGGCAGCGGTGCACGCCGCCTGA